The Latilactobacillus sakei subsp. sakei DSM 20017 = JCM 1157 genome includes a window with the following:
- the rpsO gene encoding 30S ribosomal protein S15: MAISQARKNEIINEYARHEGDTGSAEVQIAVLTAEINSLNEHLSVHKKDHHSYVGQMKKIGHRRNLLRYLRDNDIQRYRELIKSLGLRR, from the coding sequence ATGGCTATTTCACAAGCAAGAAAAAACGAAATCATCAATGAATATGCACGTCACGAAGGCGATACAGGTTCAGCAGAAGTACAAATCGCTGTCTTAACTGCAGAAATCAACTCATTAAACGAACATTTATCTGTTCATAAGAAAGATCACCATTCATATGTTGGTCAAATGAAGAAAATCGGTCACCGTCGTAACCTTTTACGTTACTTACGTGACAACGATATCCAACGTTACCGTGAATTAATCAAGAGCCTTGGCTTACGTCGTTAA
- the rpsT gene encoding 30S ribosomal protein S20, translated as MPQIKSAMKRVKTIEKANNRNASQLSTMRSAIKKFKAAQAAGNEEAADLLKAATRAIDMASTKGLIHANKAGRDKSRLNKMMAK; from the coding sequence ATGCCACAAATTAAATCTGCTATGAAACGTGTGAAAACAATTGAAAAAGCAAACAACAGAAACGCTTCTCAATTAAGCACAATGCGTTCAGCAATCAAAAAGTTCAAAGCTGCTCAAGCTGCTGGTAACGAAGAAGCTGCAGACCTATTAAAAGCTGCTACACGCGCTATTGATATGGCCTCAACAAAAGGCTTAATCCATGCTAACAAAGCTGGCCGTGACAAGTCACGTTTAAACAAAATGATGGCTAAGTAA